A genomic region of Alnus glutinosa chromosome 11, dhAlnGlut1.1, whole genome shotgun sequence contains the following coding sequences:
- the LOC133881278 gene encoding uncharacterized protein LOC133881278, with product MRAADINQGLLVVGGGERNGMEGIVVGIVAKEGMVGSGGKLNFGIDVGMVGKLRNGGSVGLGSDGKVGTIGKVGVEGTVVCKRWRAAKLMSMLERLKKMKKAKMKHLQEGAITERNSR from the exons ATGCGTGCGGCAGACATAAATCAAGGGCTCTTGGTTGTGGGCGGTGGGGAGAGGAATGGGATGGAAGGAATTGTAGTTGGAATAGTTGCGAAGGAGGGAATGGTTGGAAGCGGTGGCAAGTTGAACTTTGGGATTGATGTTGGGATGGTGGGGAAGCTCAGAAATGGAGGCAGTGTCGGCCTAGGCAGCGATG GGAAAGTTGGCACCATTGGCAAGGTTGGTGTGGAGGGCACAGTCGTTTGCAAAAGATGGCGAGCGGCTAAGCTGATGTCCATGCTGGAGAGgctgaagaaaatgaagaaagctAAGATGAAGCACTTGCAAGAGGGCGCCATCACTGAACGAAATTCACGATGA
- the LOC133882845 gene encoding triacylglycerol lipase 1: protein MARSALAVLAFLLCLFPSQIPAQLAVGLTGNTSLRLQPPNDTLCAHRIRPAGYHCSEHTVQTKDGYLLALQRVSSCTGDIKEQRGPPVLLQHGLFMAGDVWFLDSSEQSLGFILADNGFDVWVGNVRGTRWSYGHISLSEKDKDFWDWSWQELALYDLTDMISCINSITNTKIFVVGHSQGTIMSLAAFTQPDIVEMVEAAALLSPISYLEHITAPFVLRMVNMHLDQMILAMGIHQLNLRSDWGVNLLDSICDGHVDCNDLLTSITGKNCCFNNSRVDFYLEYEPHPSSSKNLRHLFQMIRKGTFSKYDYGLFKNLKLYGQSKPPVFDLGRIPKSLPLWMAYGGNDDLADLMDLQRTLKELQSKPELLYLENYGHVDFMLSVNAKKDLYDNIILFLRSWGRPSSF, encoded by the exons ATGGCGAGGTCAGCGCTGGCGGTGCTGGCCTTCCTCCTGTGTCTTTTCCCCTCCCAGATCCCCGCACAGTTAGCCGTTGGCCTCACCGGCAATACCAGTCTCCGCCTCCAACCGCCAAACGATACTTTGTGCGCGCACCGCATTCGGCCCGCTGGATACCATTGCTCCGAGCACacg GTTCAAACGAAGGATGGTTATTTATTGGCCCTTCAGCGCGTGTCGTCTTGTACTGGGGATATAAAAGAACAGCGGGGTCCTCCGGTTCTGCTTCAGCATGGGCTTTTCATG GCAGGTGATGTGTGGTTTCTGGATTCTTCAGAGCAATCATTGGGCTTCATCCTTGCAGATAATGGTTTTGATGTTTGGGTAGGAAATGTGCGTGGAACACGTTGGAGTTATGGGCATATATCTCTATCAGAGAAAGATAAG GATTTTTGGGATTGGAGTTGGCAGGAACTGGCTCTGTATGATCTTACAGATATGATATCCTGCATAAATTCGATAACTAACACCAAAATTTTTGTTGTTGGACACTCACAG GGTACAATCATGTCTTTGGCTGCTTTCACTCAGCCAGATATAGTGGAAATGGTTGAAGCTGCTGCTCTTCTGTCTCCAATATCATACTTGGAGCATATCACTGCCCCGTTTGTACTTAGAATGGTTAATATGCATCTTGATCAG ATGATTCTTGCCATGGGCATTCATCAACTGAACTTAAGAAG TGATTGGGGAGTCAACCTCTTGGATTCCATATGTGATGGCCATGTAGACTGCAATGACTTGCTAACTTCCATAACAG GGAAGAATTGTTGCTTCAATAACTCGCGGGTGGATTTCTATCTTGAATATGAACCTCACCCGTCATCTTCAAAGAACTTGCGTCATCTATTCCAAA TGATTCGGAAGGGTACTTTTTCCAAGTATGATTATGGACTATTCAAAAACCTAAAGCTATATGGTCAGTCAAAACCCCCTGTATTTGATCTTGGCCGCATACCCAAGTCATTGCCACTATGGATGGCTTACGGAGGCAATGATGATTTAGCTGATCTGATGGATCTGCAGCGCACTCTCAAGGAATTGCAGTCCAAACCAGAGTTACTTTATCTCGAGAACTATGGTCATGTAGATTTCATGTTGAGTGTAAATGCAAAGAAAGATCTTTATGATAATATTATTCTGTTTTTAAGGTCATGGGGAAGGCCTAGTAGTTTCTGA
- the LOC133882462 gene encoding gallate 1-beta-glucosyltransferase-like: protein MATAAPTHVLLVSFPAQGNINPLLRLGKRLAAKGMLVTFSTTETIGKDMRKANDITDQATPVGDGFIRFDFFDDGWEEDDPRRKDLDEYLPQLELAGKDALHQIIKKHAHEDRPVSCLINNPFDPWVCDVATELGIPNAILWVQSCAVFSAYYHYYHNLASFPSETEPKIDVQLPCMPLLKYDEVPDFLHPSSPFQVLGRLILGQFKNLSKPFFILMDTFQQLEPEIINYMSKLCMIKPVGPLFINPKAPTTSIRGDFLKADDCIEWLNSKPPASVVYISFGSSANIGQAQADELAYGLFNSGTSFLWVMKPPQKDAPFKLHVLPDGFMEKVGNRGKVIQWSPQEQVLAHPSVACFITHCGWNSSMEALTLGVPVVAFPHWGDQVTNAKFLVDVFGVGLRLSRGLAENRLILRDEVEKCMLDAMVGPKAVEMKHNALKWKRAAKEAVAEGGSSDQNVKALVDEIRKRCAAVTSTSTTQ from the coding sequence ATGGCGACTGCAGCTCCCACTCATGTGCTTCTGGTGTCCTTCCCAGCCCAAGGGAACATTAACCCCTTGCTCAGACTAGGCAAGAGACTCGCTGCCAAGGGTATGCTTGTCACTTTCTCTACAACCGAAACCATTGGAAAAGATATGCGAAAAGCCAATGACATCACTGACCAAGCGACTCCGGTGGGAGATGGTTTtataaggtttgatttttttgatgATGGTTGGGAAGAGGACGATCCTAGACGAAAAGACCTAGATGAGTACTTGCCTCAGCTTGAGCTTGCTGGAAAGGATGCACTTCATCAAATAATCAAGAAACATGCCCATGAGGATCGTCCAGTTTCATGTCTTATAAACAACCCCTTTGACCCATGGGTTTGTGATGTTGCCACCGAACTTGGCATCCCTAATGCCATCCTCTGGGTTCAGTCATGTGCAGTCTTTTCGGCTTATTATCACTATTACCATAACCTAGCGTCTTTCCCATCTGAAACCGAGCCCAAGATTGATGTTCAACTGCCCTGCATGCCTCTTTTAAAATATGATGAAGTCCCTGACTTCTTGCACCCTTCTAGTCCATTTCAGGTTTTAGGGAGGCTCATCCTAGGCCAGTTCAAGAACTTATCGAAACCATTCTTCATATTGATGGACACGTTCCAACAGCTCGAGCCCGAGATCATCAATTACATGTCAAAGCTCTGCATGATCAAACCTGTCGGCCCCTTATTCATAAACCCAAAAGCACCAACCACAAGTATCCGCGGCGACTTCTTGAAAGCTGATGATTGCATTGAGTGGCTCAACTCAAAGCCCCCAGCATCGGTAGTATACATCTCCTTTGGCAGTTCTGCCAACATAGGACAAGCACAAGCGGATGAGCTTGCTTACGGGCTCTTCAATTCTGGGACCTCCTTTTTGTGGGTAATGAAACCACCTCAAAAAGATGCCCCTTTCAAGTTGCATGTTCTACCCGATGGTTTCATGGAAAAAGTTGGGAATAGAGGCAAGGTGATACAATGGAGTCCACAAGAACAGGTATTGGCTCACCCTTCAGTTGCATGTTTCATAACCCACTGTGGCTGGAACTCCTCTATGGAAGCCCTCACCTTAGGAGTGCCGGTAGTGGCATTTCCACATTGGGGTGATCAGGTTACTAATGCAAAGTTCTTGGTGGATGTGTTTGGAGTGGGGTTGAGATTATCCCGCGGCCTGGCTGAAAACAGATTGATCTTGAGAGATGAGGTTGAGAAGTGCATGCTGGACGCAATGGTGGGCCCTAAGGCAGTGGAGATGAAGCATAATGCATTGAAATGGAAGAGGGCAGCAAAGGAGGCGGTGGCAGAAGGTGGCTCATCCGACCAGAATGTTAAAGCATTAGTGGATGAGATTAGGAAGAGATGTGCTGCTGTGACTTCCACGTCTACCACTCAATAA